The Candidatus Eremiobacteraceae bacterium genome window below encodes:
- a CDS encoding site-specific integrase: MHAHRTVHAMFADALEGGIVERNPAAGMNKRLPRVPRVEQRTLNEEEAKWLLETSKGTRLHTFVTLALYTGARRGELLALTWPFVDLDSARVTIAHSLADDGTLAEPKRERSRRTIVLPPAAVGALRAHKAMQASHRLAKGPLYLDRGFLFADEIGRPWKLSSHATLFKGIAKRAGLDAGVHIHTLRHTFASLALRAGVPITTLAAILGHDTAMLMRVYGHQLPSAEDTAAKALQQALAGAS, translated from the coding sequence GTGCACGCGCACAGAACCGTGCACGCCATGTTCGCCGACGCCCTCGAAGGCGGGATTGTCGAACGCAATCCTGCGGCGGGCATGAACAAGCGGCTGCCTCGCGTGCCTCGTGTCGAGCAGCGTACGCTAAACGAGGAGGAGGCGAAGTGGCTACTTGAGACTTCGAAGGGAACGCGCTTGCATACATTCGTGACGCTCGCGCTCTACACTGGAGCGCGAAGAGGCGAATTGCTCGCCTTGACGTGGCCGTTCGTGGACCTTGACTCAGCGCGAGTCACGATTGCGCATAGTCTGGCCGACGACGGCACGCTAGCCGAGCCGAAGCGTGAACGCTCCCGAAGAACAATCGTGCTGCCTCCGGCAGCGGTCGGGGCGCTGCGCGCTCACAAGGCGATGCAGGCGTCGCACCGGCTCGCAAAGGGACCGTTGTACCTCGACCGGGGCTTCTTGTTTGCGGATGAGATAGGCCGGCCGTGGAAACTCAGCAGCCACGCCACGCTATTCAAGGGGATCGCAAAGCGGGCCGGGCTCGACGCTGGAGTGCATATCCACACGCTGCGCCACACGTTCGCAAGTTTGGCACTGCGGGCGGGTGTGCCAATCACGACACTAGCGGCGATCCTGGGGCACGACACAGCCATGCTCATGCGAGTGTACGGCCA